The genome window TGCAATGAAATTGCCAATACGACATCAATATTTTTAAATAATTCATGTATAGCAGGAATAATACCAGATGTTGAAATAACAACCTTACGTTTGGACAAACCCAAACCAAATTTATCCAAAATAATTTTAATAGAAACAACCAAATTTTTAAAATTCAATAAGGGTTCCCCCATACCCATAAATACAATATTAGTGATTGATTTATTATTATTTAATTTCAAATGATTAATCATCTTTTTTACCAATAAAATTTGACCAATTATTTCAAATACGAAAAGATTTCTGACAAACGGTTGTTTACCTGTACAACAAAACTTACAATCTAATATACAACCAATTTGAGAAGATAAACATAAAGTAGTACGATTTTTATATGGAATATATACAGTCTCTATATATTGATTATATCCAACTTCAATTAAAATCTTAATAGTACCATCACAAGAATGAAAAATTCTAAATAATTTAGGCAATATAATACAAGATATCTTTTCTAATTTATTAATTAAATTAGAACTGAAATTAGTCATTTTTCTAAAATCTAAACAATCCTTTTGATAAATCCATGACATCAATTGATTAGAACGAAAAGAATATTCTCCAATAGATAGAAATAATTTACATAATCCCTCTCTATTTAAATTTAATAAATTTATTTTTTTAGACATTTAAATCCTATAAAATATAATAAAATTATTTAACAAACCTAGAAAAAATTTCATTCTTACTAAAAAAAAACTTTATCTCACGATATGCCGAATAATTTGAATCAGAACCATGAACAGCGT of Candidatus Purcelliella pentastirinorum contains these proteins:
- the rlmN gene encoding 23S rRNA (adenine(2503)-C(2))-methyltransferase RlmN, which gives rise to MSKKINLLNLNREGLCKLFLSIGEYSFRSNQLMSWIYQKDCLDFRKMTNFSSNLINKLEKISCIILPKLFRIFHSCDGTIKILIEVGYNQYIETVYIPYKNRTTLCLSSQIGCILDCKFCCTGKQPFVRNLFVFEIIGQILLVKKMINHLKLNNNKSITNIVFMGMGEPLLNFKNLVVSIKIILDKFGLGLSKRKVVISTSGIIPAIHELFKNIDVVLAISLHASSDVVRDSIMPINKRYKIKDLINTVAKYMVYSRANCGVISIEYIMIDGINDTKIDVFNLINLLKNIPSKINLIPLNNFSGLNYSCSNNKKIKYFFDILTQYGFIVTIRKSRGADIYASCGQLSGVFFK